Within Metabacillus sp. KUDC1714, the genomic segment TTATGTATTTCGATATTTTCTAAAGTTGAAATTAACTCGTCCACATTAAATGATTTTTCTTCTTGCGGAAAGAATAGCATTGTAGGACATTGTGGTGTTAATTTCAAATAATTCCTAATACGTGAACCATAGTATCCAACTACTCCATCGACACATTCTTCGTCACTACACAACCAAGCAACAGTTGCCCCTACACTAAATCCAATGATAAATATTTTTTCGTATTCATCTTTAACATCGGATAATATATCTTTTATTTTATGCATAGCGTAAGCGAATCCAACGTTTTCCATAAAATTACGATAAGCAACTTCCTCTTGAAAATAATCGAAAGGTGTCTCTCGTTCTATTAAATTTGGGCAAATGACATCAAAACTTTGTTTTGATAATAATTCACAAAAACTCTTCATACGTTGGTTAATTCCATAAATTTCGTGTATTACAATGATTACAGTACCAGACTTTTTGTGTATTTGATTCATTTTGTACCTCCTTGAACAGCTACTCCCATTATACAAATTAATACCATATTATATCATTTCTTGTTCAACTAACCTGCAACTTTAGTTGAAGAACGTTAAAAAGGTTGCCGCAGCAACCCAATATCATTTTCAACAATTGCACCTCTTAGCTAAACAAGAGAATAAAAAGTTGTATAAAATAAATTGTATAAAATTACATTTTGTTGTAAATTTATACATAGGGAAATATTTAATTAAAAGAGGAGAAAAGCTATGTCACTAATAGTTCGTACCGTTGAACCTAAAGATAAAAACCAATTGACTGAACTAATGTACCAATACATCGTAGATTTTTATAAAAGACCAAATCCACCAATTGAAAAGGTACATAATCTAATTGACAACTATTAGCTGGTTTAGTTTAAGTGTAATTTTTCACAAACTCGTTTATAAAAAATAAATGCGACCTTCACCTTGAAGAATCGCACTTATTTAAGGAAAATTAAATTAAAATGAAGTATTATTTAAGAACAGATAGAGTTTATCAATACAACGTTCGAATTATCTTTATCAACATCTTATGAAAACGCTTTTGTGATACTG encodes:
- a CDS encoding dienelactone hydrolase family protein, whose amino-acid sequence is MNQIHKKSGTVIIVIHEIYGINQRMKSFCELLSKQSFDVICPNLIERETPFDYFQEEVAYRNFMENVGFAYAMHKIKDILSDVKDEYEKIFIIGFSVGATVAWLCSDEECVDGVVGYYGSRIRNYLKLTPQCPTMLFFPQEEKSFNVDELISTLENIEIHKFNGKHGFSDPYSPQYNEKSAQKAFSEMVNFLMKH